The Meleagris gallopavo isolate NT-WF06-2002-E0010 breed Aviagen turkey brand Nicholas breeding stock chromosome 10, Turkey_5.1, whole genome shotgun sequence genome contains a region encoding:
- the LOC100543785 gene encoding zinc finger and BTB domain-containing protein 41 isoform X2, whose product MILHSQDKPFKCTYCEEHFKSRFARLKHQEKFHLGPFPCDICGRQFNDTGNLKRHIECTHGGKRKWTCFICGKSVRERTTLKEHLRIHSGEKPHLCSICGQSFRHGSSYRLHLRVHHDDKRYECEECGKTFIRHDHLTKHKKIHSGEKAHQCEECGKCFGRRDHLTVHYKSVHLGEKVWQKYKATFHQCEVCKKVFKGKSSLEMHFRTHSDARPFNCQHCNATFKRKDKLKYHIDHVHGTKAAEEALTSSSEEKLVSLPVQYTSDDKVYQTEAKQYVEQSKTYQSEAKTLLQNVSTEVCVPVTLVPVQMPDPQADLVQHTTQSHGILPPQHEQADYQRATDLSFLEKYTLTPQPANIVHPVRPEQMLDPRDQSYLGTLLGLDTAPTVQNISNNEHS is encoded by the exons ATGATCCTTCACTCTCAGGATAAACCATTTAAGTGTACCTACTGTGAAGAGCACTTTAAATCCCGATTTGCAAGACTGAAACATCAAGAAAAATTCCATCTCG GGCCTTTTCCCTGTGACATTTGTGGGCGACAGTTTAATGATACAGGAAATCTGAAACGCCACATAGAATGTACTCAcggaggaaagagaaaatggacTTGTTTCATCTGTGGGAAATCTGTTAGGGAACG aacaactTTGAAAGAGCATCTGAGAATTCACAGTGGAGAGAAGCCTCATCTTTGCAGTATTTGTGGGCAGAGTTTTCGTCATGGAAGCTCTTACAg ACTTCACCTAAGAGTCCATCACGATGACAAGAGATACGAATGTGAAGAATGTGGGAAAACATTTATTCGGCATGACCATCtgacaaaacacaaaaaaatacactcag GTGAAAAAGCACACCAGTGTGAAGAATGTGGGAAATGTTTTGGCCGTAGAGATCACCTCACTGTTCATTATAAAAGTGTTCATCTAGGAGAAAAAGTTTGGCAGAA atataAAGCAACGTTTCACCAATGTGAAGTCTGCAAGaaagtttttaaaggaaaatcaagTTTGGAAATGCATTTTAGAACACATTCAG ATGCTCGGCCATTTAATTGCCAACACTGCAATGCAACATTTAAGCGAAAAGACAAGCTGAAATACCATATTGATCATGTTCACGGAacaaaggcagcagaagagGCACTGACAtcatcttcagaagaaaaactagTCTCTTTACCAGTACAATACACTTCCGATGACAAAGTTTATCAAACTGAGGCTAAACAGTATGTGGAACAGTCCAAAACATATCAGTCGGAAGCCAAAACTTTGTTACAGAATGTATCTACAGAAGTATGCGTGCCGGTGACTCTGGTACCGGTTCAGATGCCTGATCCTCAAGCTGATCTAGTACAGCATACTACTCAGTCACATGGCATTCTTCCTCCACAGCACGAGCAGGCAGATTATCAACGTGCGACAGATCTGTCATTTCTAGAGAAATATACTCTTACTCCACAGCCTGCAAATATTGTTCATCCTGTAAGACCTGAGCAAATGTTGGATCCTAGAGACCAGTCATATCTTGGAACTTTACTGGGGCTGGATACAGCTCCTACTGTACAGAACATTTCAAACAATGAACATTCGTGA
- the LOC100543785 gene encoding zinc finger and BTB domain-containing protein 41 isoform X1, producing MILHSQDKPFKCTYCEEHFKSRFARLKHQEKFHLGPFPCDICGRQFNDTGNLKRHIECTHGGKRKWTCFICGKSVRERTTLKEHLRIHSGEKPHLCSICGQSFRHGSSYRLHLRVHHDDKRYECEECGKTFIRHDHLTKHKKIHSGEKAHQCEECGKCFGRRDHLTVHYKSVHLGEKVWQKYKATFHQCEVCKKVFKGKSSLEMHFRTHSGEKPYKCQICNQSFRIKKTLTKHMVIHSDARPFNCQHCNATFKRKDKLKYHIDHVHGTKAAEEALTSSSEEKLVSLPVQYTSDDKVYQTEAKQYVEQSKTYQSEAKTLLQNVSTEVCVPVTLVPVQMPDPQADLVQHTTQSHGILPPQHEQADYQRATDLSFLEKYTLTPQPANIVHPVRPEQMLDPRDQSYLGTLLGLDTAPTVQNISNNEHS from the exons ATGATCCTTCACTCTCAGGATAAACCATTTAAGTGTACCTACTGTGAAGAGCACTTTAAATCCCGATTTGCAAGACTGAAACATCAAGAAAAATTCCATCTCG GGCCTTTTCCCTGTGACATTTGTGGGCGACAGTTTAATGATACAGGAAATCTGAAACGCCACATAGAATGTACTCAcggaggaaagagaaaatggacTTGTTTCATCTGTGGGAAATCTGTTAGGGAACG aacaactTTGAAAGAGCATCTGAGAATTCACAGTGGAGAGAAGCCTCATCTTTGCAGTATTTGTGGGCAGAGTTTTCGTCATGGAAGCTCTTACAg ACTTCACCTAAGAGTCCATCACGATGACAAGAGATACGAATGTGAAGAATGTGGGAAAACATTTATTCGGCATGACCATCtgacaaaacacaaaaaaatacactcag GTGAAAAAGCACACCAGTGTGAAGAATGTGGGAAATGTTTTGGCCGTAGAGATCACCTCACTGTTCATTATAAAAGTGTTCATCTAGGAGAAAAAGTTTGGCAGAA atataAAGCAACGTTTCACCAATGTGAAGTCTGCAAGaaagtttttaaaggaaaatcaagTTTGGAAATGCATTTTAGAACACATTCAG GTGAGAAACCATACAAATGTCAAATCTGTAATCAGTCTTTTAGAATTAAGAAGACATTAACAAAACACATGGTTATTCATTCAGATGCTCGGCCATTTAATTGCCAACACTGCAATGCAACATTTAAGCGAAAAGACAAGCTGAAATACCATATTGATCATGTTCACGGAacaaaggcagcagaagagGCACTGACAtcatcttcagaagaaaaactagTCTCTTTACCAGTACAATACACTTCCGATGACAAAGTTTATCAAACTGAGGCTAAACAGTATGTGGAACAGTCCAAAACATATCAGTCGGAAGCCAAAACTTTGTTACAGAATGTATCTACAGAAGTATGCGTGCCGGTGACTCTGGTACCGGTTCAGATGCCTGATCCTCAAGCTGATCTAGTACAGCATACTACTCAGTCACATGGCATTCTTCCTCCACAGCACGAGCAGGCAGATTATCAACGTGCGACAGATCTGTCATTTCTAGAGAAATATACTCTTACTCCACAGCCTGCAAATATTGTTCATCCTGTAAGACCTGAGCAAATGTTGGATCCTAGAGACCAGTCATATCTTGGAACTTTACTGGGGCTGGATACAGCTCCTACTGTACAGAACATTTCAAACAATGAACATTCGTGA